The DNA sequence AGTGTGACCATAGACCACGTGCGCAGCGCCTCGGTATTCGGCGGCCCAGTTATAGCGGACCGGAAAGCCGAATTCGTCGGTTTCGCCTGTCGTCTCGCCGTAAAGAGCGAATGAACGGACCTTCCCCGAGCCACGTCCCTGCAGGTCTTCTGTCAATCCGGCATGGGCCACGACCAGATTACCCTGATCCAACACGAAATGACTGATCAGGCTGTCGAGGAATTCGGCCAGCGCCTGGCAGAACGGTTCCCGCGTCTCTGTTGGTAGCGCTTCGATTTCAGCGACCGTTTCTGCGAGTCCGTGCGTCAGTTTGACATCTTTCCCTTTCAGCTTGCGGAGCAGTTTCATGTCATGGTTGCCGGGAACGCAGAGGGCCGTCCCCTCTTGGACCATGTTGCGTACGATACGGACCGTATCCAGCGACCGCGGTCCCCGGTCGACGAGATCGCCCAGAAAGACAACCTTGCGCCCCTCGGGATGCGCATAACAGACATCGCCCCACAGGGGATCTGCTTCCTCAACGGAGGTCGGTGCATAGCCCAGCTCTGCGAGCAGCAGTTCCAGTTCGTCGCAGCAGCCATGAATATCGCCGATGATGTCGAAGGGGCCCTGTTCCTCACGACGGTCGTTCCAGAGGGGGACCCGTTCCAGGCGAGCCGCATCGATCTGTTCGACCGAGTCCATTTCAAATACATAGCGGAAGCCCTCGCGACGGAGGCGTTTCAGATTGCGTTTTAACTGCGAGCGCTGATTGCGGACCACGTGAGATCCAAACGAACGGTCGGGGCGTTCCTGGTTCCGCGCATGACAGATCTTTTCGGACAGGTTGAGCACGATGGCGACCGGCAGAAAGTGGTACTTCCGCGCCAGTTCGATCCACTGTGCCCGGGCCTCCTGCTGGACGTTGGTGGCGTCGACGACGGTCAGCCGCCCGGATTTCAGGCGTTGGGAGACGATGTAACCCAGCAGTTCGAAGGCTTCTTTCGTGACATTCTGGTCGTTTTCGTCATCGCTGATCATCCCCCGGCAGAAATCGGAAGAGATGACTTCAGTCGGCAGGAAGTGTTTTCGCGCAAACGTACTTTTGCCTGCCCCGCTGGGGCCGACGAGTACGACGAGAGAGAGTTTCGGGATTGAGATTTCCATTAATTGATAATTGCCTGAGTCTGAAGTTAAGCAGGAAATCTGTTTTTAGAGTTCCTGAATGGATGAGAATGTAAACGAGTGAAATTCAAGGCACGGTGATCAGGTATCGGTGTGCGACTTCAATTCAAACACTCCCATTTGTGTGGGGGCACCTACGGCTTTATCTTCCGGTCCGACGGGCAGGAAGCGGACGGAGTAACCGAATTGGTCTGCAATGCCCGTGGCCCATGTCTGAAATTCAGTCCGCGTCCATTCGAACCGGTGGTCGGCGTGACGCAGCTGGTCGGCGGGCAGGGTTTCCCACATCACGTTATATTCCCGGTTCGGTGTGGTCAGCACGATGGTTTTTGGACGGGCGAATTCAAACAGCATCCGTTCCAGCGCCGCCAGACGGGGCGGATCGAGGTGTTCAATCACTTCAACCAGAGCCGCGGTGTCGAAACCTTCGAGACGACGATCGCGGTAAGTCAGCGAGCCGTGCAGCAGCTTAACCCGTTGGGCCTGTCGTTCCGGCAGTCGATTCAGTTTGAGACGTTTCGCAGCGATTTCCAGCGAACGGACCGAGATATCCAAGCCGACGATCTGTTCGAACTGTCGATCGGCCAGCAGCTCGCAAAGCAGCTTTCCTTCGCCGCAGCCCAGGTCGAGCACACTTTGCGCACCAGAAGCACGCAGGGCAGCCATTACGCTGCCCAGTCGCTGCTGGTTCAGGGGAACCGCTTTGTCGGGGAGGTCCTCTGCTGTCTCTTCGCTTTCGTTTTCCAGTTCCGTCTCTTCGGTCTCGGTTTCTTCGACCAGACGAGCCAGGGCGGTGAGGTACAGGCTAGGTTTATACTTCAGGTAGCGGCGGCTGATCTGATCTTTTAAGGGATGGTCGGCCAGCCAGCCGGCTCCTTTCTCTAATAGTTTTTCCAGTTCGTTCTCGCCGACGAAGTAATGTTTGCGGTTGTCGAAGACCGGGATCAGGACATAGAGGTGGTTGAGCAGTTCCGCAAGTGTTTTCGTACCTGTCAGGGTGACTGTGTAACAGGGACTCTCACCCCAGTCCGGGAACAGTTCATCCAGCGGATATGACTCGATGGCGACTTCGTAACCCAGCGGTTCGAAGATTTCGCGAATCAGTTCTTCCCCGCCGCGTACGGGCAGGACGGCGATCTGTACCGTGAGCGGCAGCGGCGTGCTGACCAGTTCCGGACGATCCTTGCAACGTCCG is a window from the Gimesia benthica genome containing:
- a CDS encoding 3' terminal RNA ribose 2'-O-methyltransferase Hen1 encodes the protein MLLSITTTHEPASDLSYLLHKHPDRFQSFNLSFGNAHVFYPTVSQEQCTACLLLDVDPVGMVRGKGHHQSFLLDQYVNDRPYVASSFMSVALSQVLGSALNGRCKDRPELVSTPLPLTVQIAVLPVRGGEELIREIFEPLGYEVAIESYPLDELFPDWGESPCYTVTLTGTKTLAELLNHLYVLIPVFDNRKHYFVGENELEKLLEKGAGWLADHPLKDQISRRYLKYKPSLYLTALARLVEETETEETELENESEETAEDLPDKAVPLNQQRLGSVMAALRASGAQSVLDLGCGEGKLLCELLADRQFEQIVGLDISVRSLEIAAKRLKLNRLPERQAQRVKLLHGSLTYRDRRLEGFDTAALVEVIEHLDPPRLAALERMLFEFARPKTIVLTTPNREYNVMWETLPADQLRHADHRFEWTRTEFQTWATGIADQFGYSVRFLPVGPEDKAVGAPTQMGVFELKSHTDT